From a single Microbacterium murale genomic region:
- a CDS encoding 5-formyltetrahydrofolate cyclo-ligase → MSTDIEQEKRALRAELRERRQLLSDAQRAAAASGIHDQLDALVDAHSAASISCFLSATTEPGTRAFVTAAVQRGIRVLLPVTRADGLLDWAVADEEGDVAEGLFGLPEPTGEVLGPIAVNDVDLMIIPAAAVDLTGMRLGWGRGYFDKTIGSMEKCPPVYAVIYDSEVLDSLPREVHDQPVTGVVTPTRTLTLSPARH, encoded by the coding sequence ATGTCCACCGACATCGAGCAGGAGAAGCGCGCCTTGCGTGCGGAGCTGCGTGAGCGTCGACAGCTGCTCTCCGACGCTCAGCGCGCGGCTGCAGCCTCCGGCATCCACGATCAGCTCGATGCTCTCGTCGATGCGCACTCGGCCGCATCGATCTCATGCTTCCTCTCCGCCACGACAGAGCCCGGCACCCGGGCATTCGTCACCGCAGCCGTTCAGCGGGGCATCCGCGTGCTGTTGCCCGTCACGCGAGCCGACGGGCTGCTGGACTGGGCGGTCGCTGACGAAGAAGGCGACGTCGCCGAGGGACTGTTCGGGCTTCCGGAGCCGACCGGCGAAGTGCTCGGCCCCATCGCGGTGAACGACGTCGACCTCATGATCATCCCCGCGGCCGCCGTCGACCTGACCGGCATGCGCCTCGGGTGGGGTCGTGGCTATTTCGACAAGACCATCGGTTCCATGGAGAAATGCCCTCCGGTGTATGCGGTGATCTATGATTCCGAAGTACTCGATTCCCTTCCGCGAGAAGTGCACGACCAGCCGGTCACCGGCGTCGTGACCCCCACTCGCACCCTCACCCTGTCGCCAGCGCGGCACTGA
- a CDS encoding AAA family ATPase has product MTLGDQQGDQTAIAVAHIADAERTRLRAEAADLGGPSPLVTYRDTVEGGIDISRAHPGSLPQFITGRSTLLSNLFRDEVGLRTARLAAERITAKHTELRTVRGIEAVHLAVGLAGWRIGGADFAAPVLLRPLAIRRHHTDFELKLQGAFIVNPELVRVTREHFGITIDADALASLAYDGGIFKPQPVIDSLRAATQSIDTFTVLPRLVVSTFADVGAAMARDSRSLDHTLLNALAGHVADREQVTAARAEPHVTSADDRAPASDTLLLDADAEQESVLARISAGHSLVVATLPGTGGTQTVINALGELVRAGKRVLIVSARRSTLDGVRHRLAGIALDSLAVSPAGIRRDLVRAIGRNEKATSPKVSDVDDALVRLRTVLRDYRKALTTPVAGLDVSVLDATRHLARLASLPTPPSTTARLSTETLRRLAGDRTAAAAALVQAARLGEFRFGPNDSPWYGVTFSSTEAARSAHELAGRLHASSVPALLERGYELISQTRMRPFATIDELGEYLRLIEGIRDSLDRFSPTVFERPLGELIQAHGSRRDTPGMSGANRRRLRRLAKEYVRPGVHITEMHEALLRIQQQRTQWQRFVDAGVAPEIPLGLSDVYGSWQRVSAELAELDVALGRREPLASLPVERLVRTLAGLAARSDVFDNLVERATIRDTLATLGLEPLLAELSVRHVAEDQVAEELEFAWWQSLLERALQDDRALLGANTAVVDRLERDFRLVDEAHASMAGPLLAWQLANQWRIAIVDEPTESQHLRRALTQGVPSTAEIIGAAPTLMNVLAPAWISSPYQVPEIPDSVEFDAVLLVDAAAINLAEAAPAIRRARQVVAFGDPVTQRPTPFEVAVDADREWEAEVPFDDVSVFERLAELLPVMTLTRSYRAGGEDLAELINDAFYGGEIISLPWAGSYLGRGSLTVDYVEGGVGAPDPISGAVESPDAEVARVVTLVVEHAVHRPSESLMVITASARHSERVRAAVTSAFAGRSDVADFVGRDTAEPFAVLTLEESVAESRDRVIFSLGYGLTKHGRVLSDFGDLSTPDGERLLTVGMTRARRSMVLVSSIRPSSFDDGRLEHGASTLMSILGGLATRSRDSRLEDLADPLTLALARELRRLGASVDVDYRGLLPLVAQHGGKAVVIESDPESRGESLRETLRLRPHVLRRLGWHYVRVHAFDLYSDPVTAASRIAAVLGIAADAVKSDTDTQPIDLPGDV; this is encoded by the coding sequence ATGACTCTCGGCGACCAGCAGGGCGACCAGACGGCCATCGCGGTCGCACACATCGCCGACGCCGAACGCACCAGACTTCGCGCCGAAGCCGCGGACCTCGGCGGACCATCGCCGCTGGTCACCTATCGCGACACGGTCGAGGGCGGGATCGACATCTCCCGCGCGCACCCGGGGAGCCTGCCGCAATTCATCACCGGCAGATCCACTCTGCTCTCCAACCTGTTCCGTGACGAAGTGGGATTGCGCACCGCTCGCCTGGCCGCAGAGCGCATCACCGCGAAGCACACCGAATTGCGCACCGTGCGGGGCATCGAGGCGGTGCACCTCGCCGTCGGGCTTGCCGGATGGCGCATCGGAGGAGCGGACTTCGCAGCTCCTGTTCTGCTGCGCCCGCTCGCCATCCGCCGGCATCACACCGACTTCGAGTTGAAGCTGCAGGGCGCCTTCATCGTCAACCCCGAGCTCGTGCGCGTCACCCGCGAGCACTTCGGCATCACTATCGATGCCGATGCCCTTGCCTCCCTCGCCTACGACGGCGGCATCTTCAAACCGCAGCCGGTCATCGACAGTCTTCGCGCGGCGACCCAATCCATCGACACCTTCACCGTGCTGCCACGACTGGTCGTCTCGACTTTCGCGGACGTCGGTGCGGCGATGGCTCGCGACAGCAGGTCGCTCGATCACACACTTCTCAATGCGCTCGCAGGCCACGTAGCCGACCGTGAGCAGGTCACCGCGGCTCGGGCGGAACCGCACGTCACGAGTGCGGATGATCGCGCACCAGCCTCGGACACACTGCTGCTCGACGCCGATGCCGAACAGGAGTCTGTGCTCGCTCGCATCTCCGCCGGGCACTCGCTGGTGGTCGCCACGCTTCCAGGAACCGGCGGAACGCAGACGGTGATCAACGCGCTCGGTGAGCTGGTGCGGGCCGGGAAGCGCGTTCTCATCGTCTCCGCCCGACGCTCGACGCTCGACGGCGTGCGTCACAGACTGGCAGGGATCGCCCTGGACAGCCTGGCTGTCTCGCCGGCAGGAATCCGCCGCGATCTCGTCCGTGCGATCGGACGCAATGAGAAGGCGACCTCGCCCAAGGTCAGTGACGTCGACGACGCGCTGGTGCGCCTGCGCACCGTGCTGCGCGACTACCGCAAGGCCCTGACGACCCCGGTGGCAGGGCTCGACGTGTCGGTGCTGGATGCCACCCGCCACCTCGCCAGGCTCGCATCGCTCCCCACGCCGCCATCGACCACGGCACGACTGAGCACCGAGACGCTCCGCCGTCTCGCCGGAGACCGTACCGCCGCCGCTGCCGCGCTGGTGCAGGCGGCTCGGCTCGGAGAGTTCCGCTTCGGTCCGAATGACTCGCCCTGGTACGGAGTGACCTTCAGCAGTACCGAGGCCGCGCGCTCGGCGCATGAGCTCGCCGGCAGACTGCACGCCTCCAGCGTTCCTGCGTTGCTGGAACGGGGTTACGAGCTCATATCCCAGACCCGCATGCGCCCGTTCGCGACGATCGATGAGCTGGGCGAATACCTGCGGCTGATCGAGGGCATCCGCGACTCGCTCGACCGCTTCAGCCCGACCGTCTTCGAGCGCCCGCTGGGTGAGCTCATCCAGGCACACGGCTCACGTCGTGACACGCCAGGCATGTCCGGCGCGAATCGACGTCGTCTGCGCCGCCTCGCCAAGGAGTACGTGCGCCCCGGCGTGCACATCACAGAGATGCACGAGGCGCTGCTGCGAATCCAGCAGCAGCGTACGCAGTGGCAGCGGTTCGTCGACGCGGGTGTGGCCCCGGAGATCCCGCTCGGTCTCTCCGATGTCTATGGATCGTGGCAGCGCGTGAGCGCCGAGCTGGCAGAGCTCGACGTCGCACTCGGGCGGCGTGAGCCGCTGGCCTCGCTGCCCGTCGAGCGACTGGTGCGCACCCTCGCAGGCCTCGCCGCGCGCTCCGACGTGTTCGACAATCTCGTCGAGCGGGCGACGATCCGTGACACGCTGGCGACGCTCGGCCTCGAACCGCTGCTCGCAGAGCTCTCGGTGCGTCACGTCGCCGAGGACCAGGTTGCGGAGGAGCTGGAGTTCGCCTGGTGGCAGTCTCTTCTCGAGCGGGCGCTGCAGGACGACCGCGCCCTGCTCGGCGCGAACACCGCGGTCGTCGATCGGCTGGAGCGCGACTTCCGTCTCGTGGACGAGGCGCACGCATCGATGGCCGGTCCGCTCCTGGCCTGGCAGCTGGCGAATCAGTGGCGCATCGCCATCGTCGATGAGCCCACGGAATCACAGCATCTGCGGCGCGCTCTCACCCAGGGCGTGCCGTCGACCGCCGAGATCATCGGCGCCGCACCGACCCTCATGAACGTGCTCGCCCCGGCATGGATCTCGTCGCCGTACCAGGTGCCTGAGATCCCCGACTCTGTCGAGTTCGACGCCGTGCTGCTGGTGGATGCCGCGGCCATCAACCTCGCCGAGGCTGCGCCGGCGATCCGGAGGGCCCGCCAGGTGGTCGCCTTCGGCGACCCGGTCACGCAGCGCCCCACCCCGTTCGAGGTCGCTGTCGATGCCGACCGGGAATGGGAGGCGGAGGTGCCGTTCGACGACGTCTCGGTGTTCGAGCGCCTCGCTGAACTGCTTCCTGTCATGACGCTCACCCGCAGCTATCGTGCCGGGGGAGAAGACCTCGCGGAACTCATCAACGATGCGTTCTACGGCGGCGAGATCATCTCGCTGCCATGGGCCGGTTCCTATCTCGGGCGCGGCAGTCTCACTGTCGACTACGTCGAGGGCGGGGTCGGCGCACCCGATCCGATCTCGGGTGCGGTCGAAAGCCCTGACGCCGAGGTCGCTCGCGTGGTGACGCTCGTCGTCGAGCATGCGGTGCACCGCCCCTCTGAATCGCTCATGGTCATCACCGCGAGCGCTCGCCACTCCGAGCGTGTGAGGGCTGCCGTGACCAGCGCGTTCGCGGGCAGATCGGATGTCGCCGACTTCGTCGGCCGCGACACGGCTGAGCCGTTCGCTGTTCTCACCCTCGAGGAATCGGTGGCCGAGAGTCGCGACCGCGTCATCTTCTCGCTGGGCTACGGTCTGACGAAGCACGGCCGCGTGCTCAGCGACTTCGGTGACCTGTCCACGCCGGACGGGGAGCGGCTGTTGACGGTCGGGATGACCAGGGCGCGCCGTTCGATGGTGCTGGTCTCGTCGATACGTCCCTCGTCGTTCGACGACGGACGGCTGGAGCACGGCGCATCCACTCTCATGTCGATCCTCGGCGGACTCGCCACCCGCAGCCGCGATTCGCGCCTTGAGGACCTCGCCGACCCGCTCACGCTCGCTCTCGCGCGCGAACTGCGCCGACTCGGCGCATCGGTCGACGTCGACTACCGCGGTCTTCTGCCGCTTGTCGCGCAGCATGGCGGCAAGGCGGTCGTCATCGAGTCCGATCCGGAGTCGCGCGGAGAGTCGCTGCGGGAGACGCTCCGCCTGCGCCCGCACGTGCTGCGCCGCCTGGGATGGCACTACGTGCGCGTGCACGCATTCGACCTCTACAGCGACCCGGTGACAGCGGCATCGCGCATCGCGGCGGTGCTCGGCATCGCTGCGGATGCCGTGAAGTCCGACACCGACACGCAGCCGATCGACCTTCCCGGCGATGTCTGA
- a CDS encoding methylated-DNA--[protein]-cysteine S-methyltransferase, producing the protein MTFRYDFAPTPFGDALVVFSDEGIVRFDLSESVDPTVPWLLEDISSRLHAVPVPDPGAADELAHLLDDYFAGDAVRFADHVRLDWRLIDGFHRTALQAITSIEWGQTMSYGEVAVVAGSPGAARAVGTACRLTPFSIIVPVHRVVRSDGSPGQYGAHPEHKRYLLDLER; encoded by the coding sequence ATGACGTTCCGCTACGACTTCGCCCCCACCCCGTTCGGCGATGCGCTCGTGGTCTTCTCCGACGAGGGGATCGTGCGCTTCGATCTGTCCGAATCCGTCGATCCCACTGTCCCGTGGCTCCTTGAAGACATCTCCTCCCGCCTTCACGCGGTGCCGGTTCCCGACCCTGGCGCCGCGGATGAGCTCGCGCATCTGCTCGACGACTACTTCGCCGGCGACGCGGTGCGGTTCGCCGATCACGTGCGGCTCGACTGGCGTCTGATCGACGGTTTCCACCGCACTGCCCTGCAGGCGATCACTTCCATCGAGTGGGGCCAGACCATGAGCTACGGTGAGGTCGCCGTGGTCGCTGGCAGCCCCGGTGCGGCACGAGCCGTCGGCACGGCGTGCCGGCTGACGCCGTTCTCGATCATCGTGCCGGTGCACCGCGTCGTGCGCTCGGACGGCAGTCCCGGTCAGTACGGCGCTCATCCGGAGCACAAGCGCTATCTGCTCGATCTGGAGCGATAG
- a CDS encoding histone-like nucleoid-structuring protein Lsr2, protein MARRIVHQLVDDIDGTVLGIGEGETVHFSLNSTAYEIDLTSENADAFREALEPYISVARRSSSASSSRGGTSRKRSAGSPETAAIREWANANGYTVSERGRVPGTIVDAYRAAH, encoded by the coding sequence ATGGCCCGACGTATTGTGCATCAGCTGGTAGACGACATCGATGGAACGGTGCTGGGAATCGGAGAGGGCGAAACCGTCCATTTCTCTCTCAACAGCACGGCATATGAGATCGATCTGACTTCGGAGAATGCTGACGCATTCCGTGAAGCACTGGAGCCGTACATCTCCGTCGCCCGGCGCTCGTCTTCTGCTTCGTCTTCTCGAGGCGGAACCTCGCGCAAGCGGTCGGCAGGCTCACCTGAGACCGCCGCGATCCGCGAGTGGGCCAACGCCAACGGCTACACGGTCTCCGAACGCGGTCGCGTTCCTGGGACCATCGTGGACGCGTATCGCGCTGCGCACTGA
- a CDS encoding solute symporter family protein codes for MNALPMTATPDADNNPILNIAIFAAFVAVTLFIVIRASRNNKTAADYYAAGRSFTGPQNGFAIAGDYLSAASFLGICGAIAVNGYDGFLYSIGFLVAWLVALLLVAELMRNTGKFTMADVLSFRLKQRPIRLAAALTTLAVCFFYLLAQMAGAGGLVSLLLGIDGRLGQSIVIGVVGVLMIVYVLIGGMKGTTWVQIVKAVLLIAGAIVMTIWVLALNGFNLNTLLEAAVAKSPQGEAILAPGLQYGANPLDFLSLGMALVLGTAGLPHVLMRFYTVPTAKEARRSVVWAIWLIGGFYLLTLVLGYGAGALVGPEVITAAPGGVNSAAPLLAQYLGGPLLLGFISAVAFATILAVVAGLTITAAASFAHDIYANVIQKGRKKTDGTPVDADPNAEVRVARRTVIVIGILAILGGIGAQGQNIAFLVALAFAVAASANLPTILYSLFWRRFNTRGAVWSMYGGLASAIILIVLSPVFSGSETAMIPGIDIAIWPLNNPGIVSIPLGFILGWLGTITSRTAESPQLAAEMDVRSLTGFGAEKATEH; via the coding sequence ATGAACGCACTCCCCATGACGGCGACACCCGACGCCGACAACAACCCCATTCTCAACATCGCGATCTTCGCGGCATTCGTCGCCGTGACCCTCTTCATCGTCATCCGCGCCAGCCGGAACAACAAGACGGCAGCCGACTACTACGCAGCAGGCAGATCATTCACCGGGCCGCAGAACGGGTTCGCGATCGCCGGCGATTATCTGTCAGCGGCATCCTTTCTCGGCATCTGCGGTGCGATCGCCGTGAACGGATATGACGGTTTTCTCTACTCGATCGGATTCCTGGTCGCCTGGCTCGTCGCGCTGCTCCTCGTCGCAGAGCTCATGCGCAACACCGGCAAATTCACCATGGCGGATGTGCTCTCGTTCCGTCTGAAGCAGCGCCCCATCCGCCTCGCCGCAGCGCTCACGACACTGGCCGTGTGCTTCTTCTATCTGCTCGCGCAGATGGCGGGCGCCGGCGGGCTGGTCTCGCTGCTGCTCGGCATCGATGGACGCCTCGGGCAGTCGATCGTCATCGGCGTGGTCGGTGTGCTGATGATCGTCTACGTGCTCATCGGCGGGATGAAGGGCACCACTTGGGTGCAGATCGTCAAGGCCGTCCTGCTCATCGCCGGCGCCATCGTCATGACCATCTGGGTGCTCGCGCTGAACGGCTTCAACCTGAACACGCTGCTCGAGGCCGCAGTCGCGAAGTCCCCGCAGGGTGAGGCGATACTCGCACCCGGGCTGCAGTACGGCGCGAATCCGCTCGACTTCCTCTCGCTCGGCATGGCCCTGGTGCTCGGCACCGCCGGTCTGCCCCACGTGCTGATGCGGTTCTACACGGTGCCGACGGCGAAGGAGGCGCGACGTTCGGTGGTGTGGGCCATCTGGCTCATCGGCGGGTTCTACCTGTTGACGCTGGTGCTCGGTTACGGCGCAGGAGCCCTGGTCGGGCCAGAGGTCATCACGGCGGCGCCAGGCGGCGTGAACTCGGCCGCTCCTCTGCTCGCGCAGTATCTGGGCGGACCGCTGCTGCTGGGCTTCATCTCGGCCGTCGCCTTTGCGACGATCCTTGCGGTGGTCGCCGGGCTGACCATCACAGCGGCAGCGTCGTTCGCGCACGACATCTATGCGAACGTCATCCAGAAGGGGCGGAAGAAGACCGATGGCACCCCGGTCGACGCCGACCCCAACGCGGAGGTCAGAGTCGCCAGACGAACGGTGATCGTCATCGGCATTCTCGCGATCCTCGGAGGCATCGGCGCGCAGGGGCAGAACATCGCCTTCCTCGTCGCGCTCGCCTTCGCCGTCGCGGCATCGGCGAACCTGCCTACGATCCTGTATTCGCTCTTCTGGCGCCGCTTCAACACCCGCGGGGCCGTGTGGAGCATGTACGGCGGTCTCGCATCGGCGATCATCCTGATCGTCCTGTCGCCGGTGTTCTCCGGTTCGGAGACCGCGATGATCCCTGGCATCGATATCGCCATCTGGCCTCTGAACAACCCCGGAATCGTGTCGATCCCGCTCGGCTTCATCCTGGGGTGGCTCGGCACCATCACGAGCCGTACGGCCGAGTCGCCGCAGCTCGCGGCCGAGATGGACGTGCGCTCGCTCACCGGCTTCGGCGCGGAGAAGGCGACGGAGCACTAG
- a CDS encoding DUF485 domain-containing protein: MTDRIDSEPAGGIDYIAVEESPRFQKLKKTQRSFIFPMAAFFLIWYFAYVLLAAFATDFMAQRVWGDITVGLLLGLGQFVSTFVITMAYVSFANRKLDPKAQEIREELERTEAQA; this comes from the coding sequence ATGACCGACCGAATCGACTCTGAACCGGCAGGTGGAATCGACTACATCGCCGTCGAGGAATCACCGCGGTTCCAGAAGCTGAAGAAGACCCAGCGTTCATTCATATTCCCGATGGCCGCGTTCTTCCTCATCTGGTATTTCGCGTATGTGCTGCTGGCGGCATTCGCGACCGATTTCATGGCCCAGCGCGTATGGGGCGATATCACCGTCGGATTGCTGTTGGGATTGGGGCAGTTCGTCTCGACGTTCGTGATCACGATGGCCTATGTCTCGTTCGCGAACCGGAAACTGGATCCGAAAGCGCAGGAGATTCGTGAAGAGCTCGAGAGGACAGAGGCGCAGGCATGA
- a CDS encoding DMT family transporter, with the protein MSWIILIISGVLEAVWATALGKSDGLSKLWPSVIFFVGLALSMFGLAWAMKDISTGTAYAVWVGIGASLTVVYAMITGDTDISWLRILLLLGLVGCIVGLKLIDPGHE; encoded by the coding sequence ATGTCGTGGATCATCCTTATCATCTCCGGAGTTCTCGAAGCCGTCTGGGCGACCGCATTGGGTAAGTCCGACGGATTGTCGAAGCTCTGGCCGAGTGTCATATTCTTCGTCGGACTCGCCCTGTCGATGTTCGGCCTCGCATGGGCGATGAAGGACATATCCACCGGTACCGCATATGCGGTATGGGTCGGAATAGGTGCCTCGCTGACCGTCGTGTACGCGATGATCACCGGCGACACCGATATCTCCTGGTTGCGAATTCTGCTACTGCTCGGCCTTGTCGGCTGCATCGTCGGCCTGAAACTCATCGACCCCGGTCATGAATAG
- a CDS encoding MarR family winged helix-turn-helix transcriptional regulator, translating to MPAPDEAEPAPFAFGSAIYDVDVSDPTGELVDRAGMSQADISDISELMRALGGLRDAEQKLSEASLRYMKLNQTDMRALHFLIACENSGVTATPGAISAHLGISTASTTKLLDRLERGGHIRRSPHPSDRRALAIAITPTTRRSAIETVGRQHARRFIAAARLSTEERNIVRRFLDDMTTEIALGDEPWATSAEE from the coding sequence ATGCCCGCACCAGACGAAGCCGAACCAGCACCGTTCGCCTTCGGCTCGGCGATATACGACGTCGACGTCAGCGACCCCACCGGCGAACTCGTCGACCGTGCGGGAATGTCGCAGGCCGACATCAGCGACATCAGCGAACTCATGCGGGCGCTCGGTGGACTTCGAGATGCGGAGCAGAAGCTCTCCGAGGCGTCACTTCGCTACATGAAGCTCAACCAGACCGACATGCGCGCCCTGCACTTCCTCATCGCGTGCGAGAACAGCGGTGTCACGGCGACGCCGGGCGCGATCTCGGCGCATCTCGGCATCTCCACGGCTTCCACGACGAAGCTGCTCGATCGGTTAGAACGCGGCGGTCACATCAGGCGCTCGCCGCACCCGTCCGACCGCCGCGCGCTGGCGATCGCGATCACTCCGACGACACGCCGTTCAGCCATCGAGACGGTCGGCCGGCAGCACGCGCGCCGATTCATCGCGGCCGCCCGGCTGTCGACAGAAGAGCGGAACATCGTCAGGCGGTTCCTCGACGACATGACAACGGAGATCGCCCTCGGCGATGAACCGTGGGCGACCTCCGCAGAAGAGTGA
- a CDS encoding FmdB family zinc ribbon protein, protein MPTYAYACTSCGHQFDAVQSFSEDALAICPECGGALRKQYGSIGVTFNGSGFYRTDSRSGGGEKPNSSSSSKSETSTSSAPAPAATPAST, encoded by the coding sequence ATGCCCACCTATGCCTATGCCTGCACGTCGTGCGGCCACCAGTTCGACGCCGTCCAGAGCTTTTCCGAGGACGCCCTCGCCATCTGCCCGGAGTGCGGCGGAGCGTTGCGGAAGCAGTATGGATCGATCGGCGTGACGTTCAACGGCTCGGGCTTCTATCGCACCGATTCGCGGAGTGGCGGCGGCGAAAAGCCGAACTCTTCGTCATCATCGAAGTCGGAGACGTCGACGAGTTCCGCCCCGGCGCCCGCAGCGACTCCAGCCTCGACCTGA
- a CDS encoding LuxR C-terminal-related transcriptional regulator: MSSTIPLDAEADLVAHAVRELSRRTRFPVAFGGLIEDGVVSVTSIIGSRTHSLEGLRVRPERGLGGRAMTELRPRMTSDYGASQQITHDYDGFILGEGLRTLLAIPIVVGGRSRGVLYAGAWEETPVGGVSTAPAMTVAESVASELRIRDEVERRMRSFSPRPQTFSPSRLEELRESFADLRSISADITDAGMRERLSLLERRLLTVAGDEPPVTTAPVPTVHLSPRETDVLACAALGATNAEIASQLRLREGTVKAYLGTAMSKLDASTRHAAVARARRAGLLP; encoded by the coding sequence GTGAGCAGCACGATCCCATTGGATGCAGAAGCAGATCTCGTCGCTCATGCGGTGCGCGAGCTGTCTCGTCGCACCCGCTTCCCCGTCGCATTCGGCGGCCTCATCGAAGACGGCGTCGTCTCGGTGACCAGCATCATCGGCAGCCGCACGCACAGTCTTGAGGGACTCCGCGTGCGCCCGGAGCGTGGTCTGGGCGGCCGCGCGATGACTGAACTGCGTCCCCGCATGACCAGCGACTACGGCGCCTCGCAGCAGATCACTCACGACTACGACGGTTTCATTCTCGGGGAGGGGCTACGCACCCTCCTGGCCATCCCGATCGTCGTAGGAGGGCGCTCCCGTGGAGTGCTCTACGCCGGTGCGTGGGAGGAGACGCCCGTCGGCGGGGTGAGCACTGCACCCGCGATGACCGTCGCCGAATCCGTGGCATCCGAACTGCGCATCCGCGACGAAGTGGAACGACGCATGCGTTCGTTCTCTCCACGTCCCCAGACGTTCTCCCCCTCACGGCTCGAGGAATTGCGCGAGAGCTTCGCAGATCTGCGCAGCATCTCCGCTGACATCACGGACGCCGGAATGAGGGAACGGCTTTCCCTGCTCGAGCGTCGGCTGCTCACCGTCGCCGGTGACGAGCCGCCCGTCACGACCGCTCCCGTTCCGACTGTGCATCTCTCTCCCCGCGAGACGGACGTCCTGGCGTGCGCGGCACTCGGAGCGACGAACGCCGAGATCGCATCGCAACTCAGACTTCGCGAAGGAACTGTCAAGGCCTATCTCGGCACGGCGATGTCGAAGCTCGATGCCTCCACCAGGCATGCCGCCGTCGCGCGGGCACGGCGAGCAGGGTTGCTGCCCTGA
- the mscL gene encoding large conductance mechanosensitive channel protein MscL gives MFQGFKEFITKGNVIDLAVAVVIGGAFTAIVTAVVDSIITPLVALFYQPDASGNIGPTLTGIYGQSVTFPLGNLITALISFLAVALVVYFVFVVPMNTYKERQAARNPAVEEDTLPSEQELLIEIRDLLRKDALN, from the coding sequence GTGTTCCAGGGATTCAAAGAATTCATCACCAAGGGCAATGTCATCGACCTTGCTGTGGCCGTCGTCATCGGCGGTGCGTTCACAGCGATCGTGACCGCTGTCGTGGACAGCATCATCACGCCTCTCGTCGCGCTGTTCTATCAGCCGGACGCATCGGGCAACATCGGACCGACGCTCACCGGCATCTACGGCCAGTCGGTCACCTTTCCTCTGGGCAACCTGATCACCGCGCTGATCAGCTTCCTGGCGGTCGCGCTCGTCGTGTACTTCGTGTTCGTCGTGCCGATGAACACGTACAAGGAGCGCCAGGCGGCACGCAACCCCGCCGTCGAGGAGGACACTCTGCCGAGCGAGCAGGAACTGCTCATCGAGATCCGCGATCTGCTCCGCAAGGACGCACTGAACTGA